The following proteins are encoded in a genomic region of Streptomyces sp. NBC_01723:
- a CDS encoding glycoside hydrolase family 3 protein → MQDRSLSRRTVLASATVVAAGATAVSGVAATPAVAHSRDRRLKKIISRMSVEAKIGQLFVPYFYGTSATSPSPLDQDRNLKELGVRTVAELIAKYHVGGVIYFSGWANNIQDPRQIADLSNGVQRASLALPTPIPSLISIDQEHGVNVRIGSGATQLPGAMALGAGRSLSDARTAGWISGTELAALGIHQNFAPVADVNVNPANPIINVRSFGADAHAVGRMVDAQVTGYQRAGVVACAKHFPGHGDTGEDSHTGLPVITHTREEWERVDAPPFRAAIAAGVDSIMTAHLQVPALDPSNEPATLSPAILQGVLRDELGFDGVIVTDALNMQGVRTKYGDDRVPVLALKAGVDQLLFPPNMDVAYNGVLAAVREGEITEDRLDESVLRVLRVKDKAGLLGGSPYVSRREVDRVVGARGHLRAAARIAERTTTLLVNEDDALPLRRRQRKLLVVGASPAFPTDANRTTVPELAKAFDELGYRTTHLATGRTPDAAKIDEAVAAARGRDAVVVTTDNVGATSAQRILVSRLLATGVPVVHLAVRNPYDIAHLGGVPASLVSYCWTEVELRAAARVIAGRVEPRGKLPVPIQRADDPARVLFRMGHGLSYDD, encoded by the coding sequence ATGCAGGACCGGAGTCTTTCCCGACGAACCGTGCTCGCCTCCGCGACCGTGGTCGCCGCGGGCGCGACGGCCGTCTCGGGTGTGGCAGCCACCCCGGCGGTCGCCCACTCGCGTGACCGGCGCCTCAAGAAGATCATCTCCAGGATGAGCGTCGAGGCGAAGATCGGGCAGCTGTTCGTGCCGTACTTCTACGGCACGTCGGCGACTTCCCCCAGCCCGCTCGACCAGGACCGCAACCTCAAGGAACTCGGCGTCCGCACCGTGGCCGAGCTCATCGCCAAGTACCACGTCGGCGGGGTCATCTACTTCTCCGGCTGGGCGAACAACATCCAGGACCCCCGCCAGATCGCGGACCTCAGCAATGGTGTGCAGCGGGCCTCGCTCGCGCTGCCCACCCCCATCCCCTCCCTGATCTCCATCGACCAGGAGCACGGCGTCAACGTCCGCATCGGCAGCGGCGCCACCCAGCTGCCGGGGGCGATGGCGCTCGGCGCGGGTCGCTCGCTCTCCGACGCGCGCACCGCCGGCTGGATATCGGGCACCGAACTCGCCGCCCTCGGCATCCATCAGAACTTCGCGCCGGTCGCCGACGTCAACGTCAATCCGGCCAACCCCATCATCAACGTCCGCTCCTTCGGTGCCGACGCCCACGCGGTCGGTCGCATGGTGGACGCCCAGGTGACGGGTTATCAGCGGGCCGGTGTCGTGGCCTGCGCCAAGCACTTCCCGGGCCACGGGGACACCGGCGAGGACAGCCACACCGGACTGCCCGTGATCACCCACACCCGCGAGGAGTGGGAGCGCGTCGACGCCCCGCCCTTCCGGGCCGCGATCGCCGCCGGCGTCGACTCGATCATGACCGCGCATCTCCAGGTCCCGGCGCTCGACCCCAGCAACGAGCCCGCCACCCTGTCGCCCGCCATCCTCCAGGGCGTGCTGCGCGACGAACTCGGCTTCGACGGTGTGATCGTCACCGACGCCCTCAACATGCAGGGCGTACGCACCAAGTACGGCGACGACCGCGTGCCGGTCCTCGCCCTCAAGGCCGGCGTCGACCAACTGCTCTTCCCGCCGAACATGGACGTCGCCTACAACGGTGTCCTGGCCGCCGTCCGGGAAGGGGAGATCACCGAGGACCGCCTCGACGAATCGGTCCTGCGCGTCCTGCGGGTCAAGGACAAGGCCGGCCTGCTCGGCGGCAGCCCCTACGTGTCGCGGAGGGAGGTCGACCGGGTCGTCGGGGCCCGGGGTCACCTGCGCGCCGCCGCCCGTATCGCCGAGCGCACCACCACCCTGCTGGTCAACGAGGACGACGCGCTCCCGCTGCGCCGCAGGCAGCGGAAGCTGCTCGTGGTCGGCGCCAGCCCGGCCTTCCCGACCGACGCCAACCGCACCACGGTGCCCGAGCTGGCCAAGGCGTTCGACGAACTGGGCTACCGCACCACCCACCTCGCCACCGGCCGGACACCCGACGCGGCGAAGATCGACGAGGCCGTGGCCGCCGCGCGGGGACGGGACGCGGTGGTGGTCACCACCGACAACGTCGGTGCCACCAGCGCCCAGCGCATCCTGGTGTCCCGGCTGCTCGCGACCGGCGTCCCCGTCGTCCACCTCGCGGTGCGCAACCCCTACGACATCGCCCACCTCGGCGGAGTCCCGGCCTCACTGGTCTCCTACTGCTGGACCGAGGTCGAACTGCGCGCCGCGGCCCGGGTGATCGCCGGCCGGGTCGAGCCGCGGGGCAAGCTGCCCGTGCCCATCCAGCGGGCCGACGATCCGGCCAGGGTCCTCTTCCGCATGGGACACGGCTTGTCGTACGACGACTGA
- a CDS encoding maleylpyruvate isomerase family mycothiol-dependent enzyme, whose translation MHDTRHLEARAMTEPHIPETRRDLERAIHVERSALAQDLAGLSAAQWAASSLCGRWTVEEVVAHLTAGARVGRWRWLLSMLAARFDADLHNDRRLAEHRGATPEATLQRFRDAVAGPAGPTGHTAAWLGEIVVHGEDVRRPLGLVRTPPVATTTAVARFFAARDFTVSSRSAIAGLRVEATDGPFATGSGDLLRGPTLSLVMGMAGRAAAYEDLEGDGVAVLRTRLGSGRRTN comes from the coding sequence ATGCACGACACCCGACACCTGGAGGCCCGCGCCATGACCGAACCGCACATTCCGGAGACCCGGCGGGACCTGGAGCGGGCGATCCACGTCGAGCGCTCCGCGCTCGCCCAAGACCTGGCCGGGCTCAGTGCGGCGCAGTGGGCGGCCTCGTCGCTGTGTGGGCGCTGGACGGTGGAGGAGGTCGTGGCCCACCTGACCGCGGGTGCCCGCGTGGGACGGTGGCGTTGGCTGCTGAGCATGCTGGCCGCGCGGTTCGACGCCGACCTGCACAACGACCGACGACTCGCTGAGCACCGTGGTGCTACACCTGAGGCGACCTTGCAACGGTTTCGCGATGCCGTCGCCGGGCCCGCCGGGCCCACGGGACACACGGCGGCTTGGCTGGGCGAAATCGTCGTGCACGGCGAGGACGTCCGTCGGCCGCTGGGCCTGGTGCGGACACCACCGGTGGCCACGACCACCGCCGTGGCCCGCTTCTTCGCCGCCCGCGACTTCACCGTTTCGAGCCGCAGTGCCATCGCCGGCTTGCGGGTCGAGGCCACGGACGGCCCGTTCGCCACCGGCTCGGGGGATCTGCTCCGGGGGCCGACGCTGTCTCTGGTGATGGGGATGGCGGGCCGCGCGGCGGCGTACGAGGACCTCGAGGGGGACGGTGTGGCGGTCTTGCGCACCCGGCTGGGCTCAGGCCGAAGAACAAACTGA
- a CDS encoding DeoR family transcriptional regulator, with amino-acid sequence MLREVRHGELLAVLGEEGVLPLREIARRLGVSQATARRDLTELGEAGRLTRVHGGAVTARADDEPAFEDVAVDELSAKAALLTNVTSDPATLAAFREAGTEVITV; translated from the coding sequence ATGTTGCGAGAGGTACGCCACGGAGAACTGCTCGCCGTCCTCGGTGAGGAGGGCGTACTGCCCCTCCGGGAGATCGCCCGACGGCTCGGCGTCAGCCAGGCCACTGCCCGCCGTGACCTCACCGAGCTGGGCGAGGCGGGCCGGCTCACCCGTGTCCACGGAGGGGCGGTGACCGCCCGCGCCGACGACGAGCCGGCCTTCGAGGACGTGGCGGTGGACGAGTTGTCGGCCAAGGCCGCCCTGCTCACCAACGTCACATCGGACCCGGCCACCCTCGCGGCGTTCCGCGAGGCCGGGACGGAGGTAATCACCGTATGA
- a CDS encoding 6-phospho-beta-glucosidase, with the protein MRLTLLGGGGFRVPLVHRALVTDDGEATGRCTELLLYDTERARLDAISSVLAEQAAALAGNDRPAPPVVRTTTDLDDALRGADFVFSAIRVGGLDGRARDERAALGEGILGQETVGAGGVLYGLRTVPEAVRIAERVAAVAPDAWVINFTNPAGMVTEAMQRVLGDRVIGICDSPVGLCRRAARALGADPDRVGYDYVGLNHLGWLRRVTVDGRDRLPELLADATALESFEEGRLFGADWLRTLGALPNEYLHYYYFNREAVAALRQAPATRGEYLREQQAAFYAEAAARPEHAFAAWERTRQEREATYMAESRESTGGWQRAASDLEGGGYDRVALALMRAIARNERTTLILNVRNRTAVPGLDADAVVEVPCLVDATGATPLATGPVAPDQLGLMLSVKAVDRAAIEAAASGSRSAALRALALHPLVDSVNTAERVLAGRLPSNLSHRG; encoded by the coding sequence ATGAGGCTCACTCTGCTCGGCGGCGGCGGGTTCCGCGTACCGCTCGTCCACCGCGCCCTGGTCACGGACGACGGCGAGGCGACCGGCCGGTGCACCGAACTGCTGCTGTACGACACCGAGCGGGCGAGGCTCGACGCCATCTCCTCGGTCCTCGCCGAGCAGGCGGCCGCGCTCGCCGGGAACGACCGGCCGGCTCCGCCCGTCGTCCGGACCACCACCGACCTCGACGACGCGCTGCGCGGCGCGGACTTCGTCTTCTCCGCGATCCGTGTCGGTGGCCTGGACGGCCGTGCCCGGGACGAGCGTGCGGCACTCGGCGAGGGGATCCTCGGGCAGGAGACGGTCGGCGCGGGCGGCGTCCTGTACGGACTGCGCACGGTGCCGGAGGCGGTGCGGATCGCCGAGCGGGTCGCGGCCGTCGCGCCGGACGCCTGGGTCATCAACTTCACCAACCCGGCGGGCATGGTCACCGAGGCCATGCAGCGCGTTCTCGGGGACCGCGTCATCGGCATCTGCGACTCGCCGGTCGGACTGTGCCGGCGGGCCGCGCGAGCGCTGGGCGCGGATCCGGACCGCGTGGGCTACGACTACGTGGGGCTCAACCACCTCGGCTGGCTGCGGCGGGTCACCGTGGACGGCCGCGACCGGCTGCCGGAGCTGCTGGCGGACGCCACCGCGCTGGAGTCCTTCGAGGAGGGCAGGCTCTTCGGCGCCGACTGGCTGCGCACGCTCGGCGCGCTGCCCAACGAGTACCTGCACTACTACTACTTCAACCGGGAGGCGGTCGCGGCGCTGCGGCAGGCCCCCGCGACCCGCGGGGAGTACCTGCGCGAGCAGCAGGCCGCCTTCTACGCGGAAGCGGCAGCCCGGCCCGAGCACGCCTTCGCCGCGTGGGAGCGCACGCGCCAGGAACGCGAGGCGACGTACATGGCCGAGAGCCGGGAGAGCACGGGTGGCTGGCAGCGCGCCGCGTCCGATCTCGAGGGCGGCGGCTACGACCGGGTCGCGCTGGCGCTGATGCGCGCGATCGCCCGCAACGAGCGGACGACGCTGATCCTCAACGTCCGCAACCGCACGGCCGTCCCGGGCCTGGACGCGGACGCGGTCGTCGAGGTGCCCTGCCTGGTCGACGCCACCGGCGCGACCCCCCTGGCCACGGGGCCGGTGGCGCCGGACCAGCTCGGCCTGATGCTCAGCGTGAAGGCGGTGGACCGCGCGGCGATCGAGGCGGCGGCCAGCGGCTCGCGGTCCGCGGCGCTGCGGGCCCTGGCGCTGCACCCGCTGGTGGACTCGGTGAACACGGCGGAGCGCGTCCTCGCGGGCCGGCTTCCGTCGAACCTGTCCCACCGGGGCTGA
- a CDS encoding PP2C family protein-serine/threonine phosphatase: protein MDRLTSVERALRAATPNALLDVVTAALMEQYGAGRVELRMADYGMRSLQAVETVPFTTEPVKIHDSPQGRAFGSQEPFVLADPDAHAVTVHLPVTIRGDRLGVLSVTLPEDRHSPELIPEMQHLCDVLGHEILVAERDTDLYLLARRAARLTLAAEMQWQLLPGRACSRPEFSLGGHLEPAYAIFGDNFDWSASADHLTLTVTNGMGEGIEAALLTNLAVNAMRNARRAGLGLADQAALADQAVYAQYRGSAHVAVVLLRFDLATGEVEAVDAGSPRIWRMRDKEVDSLPLEEQLPLGMFEDTHYTSEYFQVLPGDRLLIGSDGVYDSVSPAAEKYGERALARSLTAARLLPPQQVPGAVLRELATYRGNTPLDDDALVVCLDWYGRD, encoded by the coding sequence GTGGACAGACTCACCTCCGTGGAGCGGGCGCTGCGCGCGGCGACGCCGAATGCGCTGCTCGACGTCGTGACAGCCGCCCTCATGGAGCAATATGGCGCCGGACGCGTCGAACTGCGCATGGCCGACTACGGAATGCGCTCGCTCCAGGCGGTCGAGACAGTGCCGTTCACCACGGAGCCGGTCAAGATCCACGACAGCCCGCAGGGCAGGGCGTTCGGGTCGCAGGAACCTTTCGTTCTCGCCGATCCCGACGCACACGCGGTGACCGTTCACCTCCCGGTCACGATCCGCGGCGACCGCCTGGGAGTTCTGTCCGTCACCCTGCCGGAGGACCGCCACTCTCCGGAGCTGATTCCGGAGATGCAGCACCTCTGCGACGTTCTCGGCCATGAGATCCTCGTCGCGGAGCGTGACACCGACCTCTATCTGCTCGCTCGGCGTGCCGCGCGCCTGACCCTGGCGGCGGAGATGCAGTGGCAGCTGCTGCCCGGCCGTGCCTGCTCGCGCCCCGAGTTCTCCCTCGGCGGCCATCTGGAGCCCGCGTACGCGATCTTCGGGGACAACTTCGACTGGTCCGCGTCCGCCGACCATCTCACGCTCACCGTCACCAATGGCATGGGCGAGGGCATCGAGGCAGCCCTGCTCACCAACCTCGCCGTCAACGCCATGCGCAACGCCCGGCGTGCCGGGCTGGGCCTGGCCGACCAGGCGGCACTCGCCGACCAGGCGGTGTATGCGCAGTACCGCGGTTCTGCGCACGTGGCGGTCGTTCTGCTGCGCTTCGACCTCGCGACCGGCGAGGTCGAGGCCGTGGACGCCGGATCACCCCGCATCTGGCGGATGCGGGACAAGGAGGTCGACTCCCTGCCGCTGGAGGAGCAGTTGCCTCTCGGTATGTTCGAGGACACCCACTACACCTCCGAGTACTTCCAGGTGCTTCCTGGCGACCGCCTGCTGATCGGCAGCGACGGCGTCTACGACTCCGTCTCCCCCGCAGCGGAGAAGTACGGGGAACGAGCGCTCGCCCGGTCACTGACCGCCGCCCGGCTGCTGCCGCCGCAGCAGGTGCCTGGAGCCGTGCTGCGTGAGCTGGCCACGTACCGTGGCAACACGCCCTTGGACGACGACGCTCTGGTCGTCTGCCTCGACTGGTACGGGCGGGACTGA
- a CDS encoding STAS domain-containing protein, whose translation MGVEAEVTVTTVDEVRIVQAVGEFDPDSDESLALTLVPSADRPAGTVLDLAKVTFADSAFLHTLLAAKTEHDRVGVPFVLTQLPPVVERLLTLTDVARAFDLTSDIGAAVALIRSRGDAAHRQ comes from the coding sequence ATGGGAGTCGAAGCGGAGGTGACCGTCACGACGGTCGACGAGGTGCGGATCGTGCAGGCCGTCGGGGAGTTCGACCCCGACAGCGACGAAAGCCTGGCCCTGACCCTGGTCCCCTCGGCGGACCGCCCGGCGGGCACCGTCCTGGATTTGGCCAAGGTCACGTTCGCCGACTCCGCCTTCCTCCACACTCTGCTGGCCGCCAAGACCGAACACGACCGAGTGGGCGTCCCGTTCGTGCTCACCCAGTTGCCCCCGGTGGTGGAGCGACTTCTCACGCTGACCGACGTCGCCCGTGCCTTCGACCTCACCAGCGACATCGGGGCCGCCGTGGCCCTGATCAGGTCCCGCGGCGACGCCGCCCATCGGCAATGA
- a CDS encoding ATP-binding protein, whose translation MTTAETTAGWLEPPLSAATARDRVRELLLTCDPAPPSQVTDDILLVVTELVTNAGRHGGGLIAFDARLVAGTITISVTDASPVVPHTHARDRAGAPGGFGWPLIQLLSDEVSVRTTAAGKTIRAVLGTTAHG comes from the coding sequence GTGACCACAGCCGAGACGACAGCCGGTTGGCTGGAGCCGCCCCTCAGCGCTGCCACCGCGCGTGACCGCGTCCGAGAACTGCTTCTGACGTGCGATCCGGCCCCACCTTCGCAGGTCACCGACGACATCCTGCTCGTGGTCACGGAGTTGGTCACCAACGCCGGTCGGCACGGCGGTGGCCTGATCGCCTTCGACGCGCGCCTCGTTGCGGGCACGATCACCATCAGCGTGACCGACGCGTCACCCGTCGTCCCGCACACCCACGCCCGCGACCGGGCCGGTGCTCCGGGCGGGTTCGGGTGGCCCTTGATCCAACTCCTCAGTGACGAGGTGTCGGTGCGTACCACTGCTGCCGGAAAGACGATCAGGGCTGTACTGGGCACCACCGCCCACGGTTGA
- a CDS encoding MarR family winged helix-turn-helix transcriptional regulator, producing the protein MTAPDAAPDRTCHEAIRSAGNITELLDVLWEHARNATDGGTTPTSTSQLRLMYLADRADGIRMRTVCQLLASAPSTVTRMCDRLQAIGFLERLPCPGNGREIILRLTPAGTRHLLRIREQRDGVLHRAISNMPSTERRALATGLAALQAELDAAHGDEDATPAAHPAA; encoded by the coding sequence ATGACCGCACCGGACGCAGCCCCCGACAGGACCTGCCATGAGGCAATACGGTCCGCCGGCAACATCACCGAACTCCTCGACGTGCTGTGGGAGCACGCCAGGAATGCCACCGACGGTGGCACCACGCCCACATCGACGTCCCAGCTGCGCCTGATGTACCTCGCCGACCGTGCGGACGGGATCCGGATGCGCACCGTCTGCCAACTGCTTGCCTCCGCGCCGTCCACCGTGACCCGCATGTGCGACCGCCTGCAAGCCATCGGCTTCCTCGAACGCCTGCCCTGCCCCGGCAACGGCCGCGAGATCATCCTGCGACTGACCCCCGCAGGCACCCGGCACCTGCTGCGCATCCGCGAACAACGCGACGGTGTGCTCCACCGTGCCATCAGCAACATGCCCTCCACGGAACGGCGTGCCCTCGCCACGGGGCTCGCCGCGCTGCAAGCGGAGCTCGACGCCGCTCACGGCGACGAAGACGCAACACCCGCAGCGCATCCCGCAGCTTGA
- a CDS encoding STAS domain-containing protein has product MTAVPLDHLRLVMVDAQNKVRIEVHGDLDYDNADLLLDEATAQLAARPGLEDLHLHCAGLRMVDSMGLSVLLMIGRRTTQAGVRLHLDDRPAQLDRLLDLTGTLTHLTASVPARAPQSVAGEDDVLAARPTGPDGTT; this is encoded by the coding sequence ATGACCGCAGTACCCCTCGATCACCTGCGCCTCGTCATGGTCGACGCGCAGAACAAGGTCCGCATCGAAGTGCATGGCGATCTCGACTACGACAACGCCGATCTCCTCCTGGACGAGGCAACCGCCCAGCTCGCCGCCCGGCCCGGCCTAGAGGACCTCCATCTGCACTGCGCAGGACTCCGCATGGTCGACTCCATGGGCCTGTCCGTCCTGCTGATGATCGGCCGCCGCACCACTCAGGCAGGAGTGCGACTGCACCTGGACGATCGCCCCGCGCAACTGGACCGCCTCCTGGACCTCACCGGCACCCTCACCCACCTCACTGCCTCGGTCCCCGCCCGCGCCCCGCAATCCGTAGCGGGCGAAGACGACGTCCTTGCGGCCCGTCCTACCGGACCGGACGGCACCACCTGA
- a CDS encoding cobalamin B12-binding domain-containing protein has product MNASVSPYLAAAADMREPADLLWNAVSAGDEAAATELVLRALDEGAGPESVLLDVIAAVQGRVGEEWAANRISVAQEHAATAINERAVTAVSVHPSARTAVSRGRITVACVDGEWHALPARLLAEVLKLRGWQIDYLGAQVPSPHLIDHLHKTRADAIALSSSIATRLPTAHAAVTACQAIGVPVLVGGAAFGPDGHYARLLGADAWAPDARTAADHLAQGPLPRPQPDHQQIDDLPHLSDQEYTLVSRNSRSLVRAVFTQLETTFPAMASYDDLQRERTAEDLAHIVEFLATALYLGDETLFTGFITWTAQILVARGVPAMSLPPALGLLAHELKDFPRACRMLRAATHVLTTAHSKTAGITA; this is encoded by the coding sequence ATGAACGCCAGTGTCTCGCCATACCTCGCAGCCGCCGCGGACATGCGGGAGCCGGCGGACCTGTTGTGGAACGCCGTCTCGGCGGGAGACGAGGCCGCGGCCACCGAGCTGGTGCTCCGTGCCCTCGACGAAGGGGCAGGACCGGAGAGCGTGCTGCTGGACGTCATCGCAGCCGTGCAGGGCAGGGTGGGTGAGGAGTGGGCGGCCAACCGGATCAGCGTTGCCCAGGAACACGCCGCGACCGCCATCAACGAGCGGGCGGTCACCGCGGTGAGCGTGCACCCCTCCGCCCGCACCGCAGTCTCCCGGGGCCGGATCACCGTCGCCTGCGTGGACGGCGAGTGGCACGCTCTGCCCGCCCGGCTCTTGGCCGAAGTACTGAAACTGCGCGGCTGGCAGATCGACTACCTCGGTGCCCAGGTCCCCTCACCGCACCTCATCGACCACCTTCACAAGACCCGCGCCGACGCGATCGCCCTGTCCAGTTCGATCGCCACGCGGCTGCCCACGGCCCACGCGGCGGTCACCGCGTGCCAGGCCATCGGCGTGCCCGTCCTCGTCGGAGGCGCCGCGTTCGGACCCGACGGGCACTACGCACGACTGCTGGGCGCCGACGCGTGGGCACCCGACGCCCGCACTGCCGCCGACCACCTTGCCCAGGGGCCGCTGCCCCGGCCACAGCCCGACCATCAGCAGATCGACGACCTGCCCCACCTGTCGGACCAGGAATACACCCTGGTCAGCCGGAACAGCAGGTCCCTGGTACGCGCCGTCTTCACCCAGCTGGAGACGACGTTTCCGGCGATGGCGTCCTACGACGATCTGCAGCGTGAGCGGACCGCGGAGGACCTGGCGCACATCGTGGAATTCCTCGCCACCGCCCTCTACCTCGGCGACGAGACCCTCTTCACCGGGTTCATCACCTGGACCGCGCAGATCCTGGTGGCGCGCGGTGTGCCCGCGATGAGTCTGCCTCCGGCACTGGGGCTGCTGGCCCATGAACTCAAGGACTTTCCCCGAGCCTGCCGTATGCTCCGGGCTGCCACGCACGTACTCACGACCGCCCACTCCAAGACCGCCGGGATCACCGCATGA